In the Piscinibacter sp. XHJ-5 genome, one interval contains:
- a CDS encoding FAD-containing oxidoreductase — MSTPFDAIVIGSGQAGPSLAVRLADAGMKTLLIEREHLGGTCVNDGCIPTKTLVASARAAHVARRAGDYGVRITGPVTVDMKAVKARKDAVVQQSLDGLARWLEGTANLTLAWGHARFVGPHAVRVGDDVYEAPKVFINTGGRAVVPDWPGIADIDYLTNTSMMGLDVLPEHLLVAGGSYIGLEFAQMFRRFGSRVTVVEYADRLIAREDPEVSREVQAILAREGVEFLLGARDFRLARGSSGNGVTLSLSAGGRAHELAGTHLLFAVGRRANTDDLGLDRAGIATDARGFITVDDQLRTNVEGVWALGDANGRGAFTHTSYNDHEIVVANLLDNDARRISDRIPAYALFTDPPLGRVGMTEAEVRASGRPARVGVMPMTRVGRAKERGETQGFMKVLVDAETDRILGAALLCIEGDEIVHSLLGVMAAGAPYTVVRRAMHIHPTVSELIPTLLGDLKPLA; from the coding sequence ATGTCCACCCCCTTCGACGCCATCGTCATCGGCAGCGGCCAGGCCGGCCCCTCCCTCGCCGTGAGACTCGCCGACGCCGGCATGAAGACGCTGCTCATCGAGCGCGAGCACCTTGGCGGCACTTGCGTCAACGACGGCTGCATCCCGACCAAGACCCTGGTGGCCAGCGCTCGCGCTGCCCACGTCGCGCGGCGCGCCGGCGACTATGGCGTGCGCATCACCGGTCCGGTGACGGTGGACATGAAGGCGGTGAAGGCGCGCAAGGACGCCGTCGTGCAGCAGTCGCTCGACGGCCTGGCCCGCTGGCTCGAGGGCACCGCGAACCTGACGCTGGCATGGGGCCATGCGCGCTTCGTCGGTCCGCATGCGGTGCGCGTCGGCGACGACGTCTACGAGGCGCCGAAGGTCTTCATCAACACCGGGGGGCGCGCCGTCGTGCCCGACTGGCCCGGCATCGCCGACATCGACTACCTGACCAACACCTCGATGATGGGTCTCGACGTGCTGCCGGAGCACCTCCTGGTCGCCGGCGGCAGCTACATCGGGCTCGAGTTCGCGCAGATGTTCCGCCGCTTCGGCTCGCGCGTCACCGTCGTCGAGTACGCCGACCGGCTGATTGCCCGCGAAGACCCCGAAGTGTCGCGCGAGGTGCAGGCCATCCTCGCGCGCGAAGGCGTCGAATTCCTGCTCGGCGCGCGCGACTTTCGCCTCGCGCGGGGTTCGTCCGGCAACGGTGTGACGCTGTCGCTGAGCGCCGGCGGCCGCGCCCACGAGCTCGCCGGCACACATTTGCTGTTCGCCGTCGGCCGACGTGCGAACACGGACGATCTCGGCCTGGACCGGGCCGGCATCGCGACCGATGCCCGGGGCTTCATCACCGTGGACGACCAGCTGCGCACGAACGTCGAGGGTGTCTGGGCGCTCGGCGACGCGAATGGCCGCGGGGCGTTCACGCACACCTCGTACAACGATCACGAGATCGTCGTCGCCAACCTGCTCGACAACGATGCGCGCCGCATCAGCGATCGCATCCCGGCCTATGCCCTCTTCACCGACCCGCCGCTCGGACGCGTCGGCATGACCGAGGCGGAGGTGCGCGCCTCAGGCAGGCCCGCACGGGTCGGCGTGATGCCGATGACACGCGTCGGCCGCGCCAAGGAGCGCGGTGAGACGCAGGGTTTCATGAAGGTACTCGTCGATGCCGAGACCGATCGCATCCTGGGCGCGGCGCTCCTGTGCATCGAAGGCGACGAGATCGTGCACTCGCTGCTCGGCGTCATGGCGGCCGGCGCGCCGTACACCGTGGTGCGGCGCGCCATGCACATCCATCCGACGGTCAGCGAGCTGATCCCGACGCTGCTCGGCGACCTGAAGCCACTGGCTTGA
- a CDS encoding Hsp20/alpha crystallin family protein → METLHQLRQGLEHAVESLTDGWRELGQRATGALTRFKSSAAHADEGAPLPGDMPITSGWAFLAADVFEDDDKVVVRLEAPGLKREDFDVELHGDVLSVRGEKRFERETGSGRYRVVQCAYGSFRREVALPVHVQADKTRATYRDGVLRIEMPKAEGVKARRVDVHEG, encoded by the coding sequence ATGGAGACGCTGCATCAGCTGCGGCAAGGCCTGGAGCACGCCGTCGAGTCGCTGACCGACGGCTGGCGCGAGCTGGGTCAGCGCGCCACCGGCGCGTTGACCCGCTTCAAGTCCAGCGCCGCGCACGCCGACGAGGGCGCGCCGCTGCCCGGCGACATGCCGATCACCAGCGGCTGGGCCTTCCTCGCTGCCGACGTGTTCGAGGACGACGACAAGGTGGTCGTGCGGCTCGAGGCGCCGGGGCTCAAGCGCGAGGATTTCGACGTCGAGCTGCACGGCGATGTGCTTTCGGTGCGCGGCGAGAAGCGCTTCGAGCGGGAGACCGGCAGCGGCCGCTACCGCGTCGTGCAATGCGCCTACGGCAGCTTCCGCCGCGAGGTGGCGCTGCCGGTGCACGTGCAGGCGGACAAGACCCGCGCGACCTACCGCGACGGCGTGCTGCGCATCGAGATGCCGAAGGCCGAAGGCGTCAAGGCAAGACGCGTCGACGTGCACGAAGGCTGA
- a CDS encoding Hsp20/alpha crystallin family protein — MSDKKPATTDTRQSLQNTREADNRAVLPRVDVFEDDSGITLLADLPGVPRDKLELKVEGDTLLVEGTVQPQTPDGLEAVYAEIRIPRFRRSFTLSRELDTQKIDANLKDGVLTLRIPKQAHAQPRRIDVQAG, encoded by the coding sequence ATGAGCGACAAAAAGCCAGCCACCACCGACACCAGGCAATCGCTTCAGAACACGCGCGAAGCCGACAACCGTGCGGTGCTGCCGCGCGTCGATGTGTTCGAGGACGACTCGGGCATCACGCTGTTGGCCGACCTGCCCGGCGTTCCGCGCGACAAGCTGGAGCTGAAGGTCGAAGGCGACACGCTGCTGGTCGAGGGCACGGTCCAGCCGCAGACGCCCGACGGCCTCGAGGCGGTGTATGCCGAAATTCGCATCCCGCGATTTCGCCGCAGCTTCACGCTGAGCCGCGAGCTCGACACGCAGAAGATCGACGCCAACCTGAAGGACGGCGTGCTGACCCTGCGCATCCCGAAGCAGGCTCACGCGCAGCCGCGCCGCATCGACGTGCAGGCCGGGTGA
- a CDS encoding Hsp20/alpha crystallin family protein encodes MYESLLNFPGGLFGEFDRLRREMDDIFGVSGLPSSIRSVAHGATPAINVGRTANSVEVYAFAPGLDPAKIDVTLDRGVLRISGERASAIPENDEKVQVYSRERGTGSFMRAVSLPDDVDPGQVRASYRDGVLQVSIPRRESAQPKRITVQ; translated from the coding sequence ATGTACGAATCGTTGCTGAACTTCCCGGGCGGCCTGTTCGGTGAGTTCGACCGCTTGCGCCGGGAAATGGATGACATCTTCGGCGTCTCGGGATTGCCGAGCAGCATCCGCTCGGTGGCGCACGGCGCCACGCCGGCCATCAACGTCGGCCGCACGGCCAACAGCGTCGAGGTGTATGCGTTCGCGCCCGGCCTCGACCCCGCCAAGATCGACGTGACGCTGGACCGCGGCGTGCTGCGGATCTCGGGCGAGCGGGCGTCCGCAATCCCCGAGAACGACGAGAAGGTCCAGGTGTACAGCCGCGAGCGCGGCACGGGAAGCTTCATGCGCGCCGTGTCGCTGCCGGACGACGTCGACCCCGGTCAGGTACGGGCGAGCTATCGCGACGGCGTGCTTCAAGTGAGCATCCCGCGCCGCGAGTCCGCGCAGCCCAAGCGCATCACCGTCCAGTGA
- a CDS encoding response regulator: protein MAASGKTVLLVDDDTNNLETLGEILRAEGYHVVCARNGAEALACLRATHPDVVMLDYVMPQMDGAKMIGALRHDSQTRDIAVVMTSGLPEDMVRPRCSDYDAFLQKPLDIDQALQTLSALAR from the coding sequence ATGGCCGCGAGCGGTAAAACGGTCCTCCTGGTCGACGACGACACGAACAATCTCGAGACCCTGGGCGAGATCCTGCGCGCGGAGGGCTACCACGTGGTCTGCGCGCGCAACGGGGCCGAAGCGCTCGCCTGCCTGCGCGCCACCCACCCGGATGTCGTGATGCTCGACTACGTGATGCCGCAGATGGACGGCGCGAAGATGATCGGCGCGCTGCGCCACGACTCGCAGACCCGGGACATCGCCGTCGTGATGACGAGCGGGCTGCCGGAGGACATGGTGCGTCCGCGCTGCAGCGACTACGACGCCTTCCTGCAGAAGCCGCTGGACATCGACCAGGCCCTGCAGACCTTGTCGGCCCTGGCGCGCTAG
- the alaS gene encoding alanine--tRNA ligase, with protein sequence MKASDIRQSFLKFFESKGHAVVPSSPVVPGDDPTLLFTNAGMNQFKDVFLGFDKRPYSRAATAQKCIRAGGKHNDLENVGYTARHHTFFEMLGNFSFGDYFKRDAIVYAWELLTEVFKLPPDKLWVTVYAEDDEAYDIWHKTVGVPAERIVRIGDNKGARYASDNFWMMGDTGPCGPCTEIFYDHGPEVAGGPPGSPDEDGDRYIEIWNNVFMQFNRDEAGVMHKLPKPSVDTGMGLERVTAVLQGVHSNYEIDLFVNLLAAAKKTVDEAGAGDCDKDSPSLRVIADHIRACTFTVVDGVIPSNAGRGYVLRRITRRAIRHGYKLGARKPFFHALVPALVKEMGDAYPELRQHEKRAIEVLKQEEEGFFRTIANGMEILDKALGAGARQLDGDTAFKLHDTYGFPVDLTADVCRERGVTVDEARFNHLLDEQRRRAREAGKFKMAQGLEYSGSPTTFHGYDALTHDTAKVTAIYVDGTSVQQAGSGDDAVIVLDHTPFYAESGGQVGDTGELRNAAARFLVEDTLKVQADVFGHHGRIVEGSIRIGDTVDAKVDADKRAKTMRNHSATHLMHKALREVLGGHVQQKGSLVDAERTRFDFAHNGPMTDAQIRRVEAIVNAEILANAPTQARVMPIEEAQKSGAMMLFGEKYGDEVRVLDIGSSRELCGGTHVQRTGDIGLFKVVAESGVAAGVRRIEAITGENALAYLQSLEETVNRVAGTLKAAPSELGSRVGQVLDQVKSLEKELAALKGKLASAQGDELLARAIDVKGIKVLAATLEGADAKALRETMDKLKDKLKTAAIVLAAVDNGRVQLAAGVTADSVAKVKAGELVNFVAQQVGGKGGGKPDLAMAGGTDASRLGSALDSVQAWVAERV encoded by the coding sequence ATGAAAGCCTCCGACATCCGCCAATCGTTTCTCAAGTTCTTCGAATCGAAGGGCCACGCCGTCGTGCCGTCGAGCCCGGTGGTGCCCGGGGACGATCCGACGCTGCTCTTCACCAACGCCGGCATGAACCAGTTCAAGGACGTGTTCCTCGGCTTCGACAAGCGGCCCTACTCGCGCGCGGCGACAGCGCAGAAGTGCATCCGCGCCGGCGGCAAGCACAACGACCTCGAGAACGTGGGCTACACAGCCCGCCACCATACCTTCTTCGAGATGCTGGGCAACTTCAGCTTCGGCGACTACTTCAAGCGCGACGCCATCGTCTACGCATGGGAGCTGCTGACCGAGGTGTTCAAGCTGCCGCCCGACAAGCTGTGGGTCACCGTGTACGCCGAGGACGACGAGGCGTACGACATCTGGCACAAGACCGTGGGCGTGCCGGCCGAGCGCATCGTGCGCATCGGCGACAACAAGGGCGCGCGCTACGCCTCCGACAACTTCTGGATGATGGGCGACACCGGTCCGTGCGGGCCCTGCACCGAGATCTTCTACGACCACGGCCCCGAGGTCGCCGGCGGCCCGCCGGGATCGCCCGATGAAGACGGCGACCGCTACATCGAGATCTGGAACAACGTCTTCATGCAGTTCAACCGCGACGAGGCGGGCGTGATGCACAAGCTGCCCAAGCCGAGCGTGGACACCGGCATGGGCCTGGAGCGCGTGACCGCGGTGCTGCAGGGCGTGCACTCCAACTACGAGATCGACCTCTTCGTGAACCTGCTCGCGGCGGCCAAGAAGACGGTCGACGAGGCGGGCGCGGGCGACTGCGACAAGGATTCGCCCTCGCTGAGGGTCATTGCCGACCATATCCGCGCCTGCACCTTCACGGTGGTCGACGGCGTGATTCCGAGCAACGCCGGACGCGGCTACGTGCTTCGCCGCATCACGCGCCGGGCGATCCGCCACGGCTACAAGCTGGGCGCTCGCAAGCCCTTCTTCCATGCACTGGTGCCGGCACTGGTCAAGGAAATGGGCGACGCCTACCCCGAACTGCGCCAGCACGAAAAGCGCGCCATCGAGGTGCTCAAGCAGGAAGAGGAAGGGTTCTTCCGCACCATCGCCAACGGCATGGAGATCCTCGACAAGGCGCTCGGGGCCGGCGCCAGGCAGCTGGACGGCGACACCGCCTTCAAGCTGCACGACACCTACGGCTTCCCGGTCGACCTCACCGCCGACGTCTGCCGCGAGCGCGGCGTCACGGTCGACGAGGCGCGCTTCAACCACCTGCTCGACGAGCAGCGGCGGCGCGCCCGCGAGGCGGGCAAGTTCAAGATGGCGCAGGGGCTGGAGTACAGCGGCAGCCCGACCACGTTCCACGGCTACGACGCGCTGACGCACGACACCGCCAAGGTCACGGCCATCTACGTCGACGGCACCTCCGTGCAGCAGGCAGGTTCCGGCGACGATGCGGTGATCGTGCTCGACCACACGCCGTTCTATGCGGAGAGCGGCGGCCAGGTCGGCGACACCGGCGAGCTGCGCAACGCTGCCGCGCGCTTCCTCGTCGAAGACACGCTGAAGGTGCAGGCCGACGTGTTCGGCCATCACGGCCGGATCGTCGAGGGCAGCATCAGGATCGGCGACACGGTCGACGCGAAGGTCGATGCCGACAAGCGCGCGAAGACCATGCGCAATCACAGCGCCACCCACCTCATGCACAAGGCGCTGCGCGAGGTCCTGGGCGGCCATGTCCAGCAGAAGGGCTCGCTGGTCGACGCGGAGCGCACGCGCTTCGACTTCGCGCACAACGGCCCGATGACCGATGCGCAGATCCGCCGCGTCGAGGCCATCGTCAACGCCGAGATCCTGGCCAACGCGCCCACCCAGGCGCGCGTGATGCCGATCGAGGAGGCTCAGAAGAGCGGGGCGATGATGCTGTTCGGCGAGAAGTACGGCGACGAGGTGCGCGTGCTCGACATCGGCAGCAGCCGCGAGCTGTGCGGCGGCACGCACGTTCAGCGCACCGGCGACATCGGCCTGTTCAAGGTCGTCGCCGAGAGCGGCGTCGCGGCCGGCGTGCGCCGCATCGAGGCGATCACAGGCGAGAACGCGCTGGCGTACCTGCAGTCGCTCGAGGAGACGGTGAATCGCGTGGCCGGCACGCTGAAGGCAGCGCCGTCAGAGCTGGGCTCGCGCGTCGGGCAGGTGCTCGATCAGGTGAAGTCGCTCGAGAAGGAGCTGGCCGCGCTGAAGGGCAAGCTGGCCTCGGCACAAGGCGACGAGCTGCTGGCTCGGGCCATCGACGTGAAGGGCATCAAGGTGCTCGCCGCGACGCTGGAGGGCGCCGATGCCAAGGCCTTGCGCGAGACCATGGACAAGCTCAAGGACAAGCTGAAGACGGCGGCCATCGTGCTCGCGGCGGTCGACAACGGCCGTGTGCAGCTTGCGGCCGGCGTCACCGCCGACAGCGTCGCCAAGGTGAAGGCGGGCGAGCTCGTCAACTTCGTCGCGCAGCAGGTGGGCGGCAAGGGCGGCGGCAAGCCCGACCTCGCCATGGCCGGCGGCACCGACGCGTCACGTCTCGGCTCCGCGCTCGATTCCGTTCAGGCCTGGGTCGCCGAACGCGTGTAA
- a CDS encoding TraX family protein, whose amino-acid sequence MQIAQRPRALRLAPLQIADGTLEALKWAALALMLLDHVNTFLYNRTLPGAYQAGRWVAPVFAFVLAYNLARPDALERALHLRVMRRLALFGALATPAHWLLVGNWWPLNILITLLAGAAAVYGLDRGGAFGLLIAGLAIVAGGLLGDYLYPGVAMFIAAWAYCREPTGKHFAAWVLFTASLALLNGNFWALSAVPALMLASQVQLRVPRLRWVFYAVYPVHLYAIWLVRDWRRLPSAGWW is encoded by the coding sequence ATGCAGATCGCACAACGTCCTCGAGCCCTTCGCCTGGCGCCGCTGCAGATTGCCGACGGCACGCTCGAGGCGCTGAAATGGGCTGCGCTCGCGCTGATGCTGCTGGACCACGTCAACACCTTCCTCTACAACCGCACGCTGCCGGGCGCCTACCAGGCTGGCCGCTGGGTGGCGCCGGTGTTCGCCTTCGTGCTCGCCTACAACCTGGCGCGGCCCGACGCACTCGAACGCGCGCTGCACCTGCGCGTGATGCGCCGCCTGGCACTGTTCGGCGCACTGGCCACGCCGGCGCACTGGCTGCTCGTGGGCAACTGGTGGCCGTTGAACATCCTCATCACCCTGCTGGCGGGCGCGGCGGCGGTGTACGGGCTCGACCGGGGAGGCGCATTCGGCTTGCTGATCGCCGGGCTCGCGATCGTGGCCGGGGGGCTGCTGGGGGACTACCTGTACCCGGGCGTCGCCATGTTCATCGCGGCATGGGCGTATTGCCGCGAGCCGACCGGGAAGCACTTCGCGGCCTGGGTGCTGTTCACGGCGTCGCTGGCGCTGCTGAACGGCAACTTCTGGGCGCTGTCGGCCGTACCGGCGCTGATGCTGGCCTCGCAGGTCCAGCTGCGGGTGCCGCGGCTGCGCTGGGTGTTCTACGCGGTGTATCCGGTGCACCTGTATGCCATCTGGCTGGTGCGGGACTGGCGACGGCTGCCTTCCGCAGGCTGGTGGTGA
- a CDS encoding PLP-dependent aminotransferase family protein, whose amino-acid sequence MFTLNPDSPTPLVSQIVDGFRRLIADQSLKPGAKLPSIRGFAASHQVSVFTVVEAYDRLVAQGWLVSRANAGFFVKRRPGEATAGGEALRADLRFDARWYLKQIFENRNLALKPGCGWMPHDWLFEEGVRRSLRQLAADGAELGGYGLPHGHVALRMLIAEGLAEHQIAVTADNVLLTQGSSQGLDLAARRVVKPGDVVLVDDPGYPNLMFMLRFLGARLVGVPRTPAGYDLAALESLMAEHRPRAFFTQPRLQSPTNSVAPLAQLFRVLQLAETHDVGLVENDIYADLDPQSRPSLASLDQLRRVVYVGSYSKTVSPNLRVGYVVASPQVLEELAQLKMVSGLTSSDLTERIVFGALTEGRWRKHLKSLRDRLADAHGRVAHRLADLGFELFHEPKAGMYLWARHPDLPDGAELSRQAVPDNIMLGPGQLFLVEPRPTGWLRFNVAFSDDERLYGFLGRQISQQVQSAAA is encoded by the coding sequence ATGTTCACGCTCAACCCCGATTCGCCCACGCCGCTGGTCAGCCAGATCGTCGACGGCTTTCGCCGCCTCATCGCCGACCAGTCGCTGAAGCCCGGCGCCAAGCTGCCGTCGATCCGCGGCTTCGCGGCTTCGCACCAGGTCAGTGTGTTCACCGTCGTCGAGGCCTACGACCGGCTGGTGGCGCAGGGCTGGCTGGTGTCGCGCGCGAACGCCGGCTTCTTCGTCAAGCGCCGGCCGGGCGAGGCCACCGCGGGCGGCGAGGCGCTGCGCGCGGACCTGCGCTTCGACGCGCGCTGGTACCTCAAGCAGATCTTCGAGAACCGCAACCTGGCGCTGAAGCCCGGCTGCGGCTGGATGCCGCACGACTGGCTGTTCGAGGAGGGCGTGCGGCGCAGCCTGCGCCAGCTCGCCGCCGATGGCGCCGAGCTCGGAGGCTACGGACTGCCGCACGGCCATGTGGCGCTGCGCATGCTGATCGCCGAAGGGCTGGCCGAACACCAGATCGCGGTGACGGCCGACAACGTGCTGCTCACCCAGGGGTCCAGCCAGGGGCTGGACCTGGCGGCGCGCCGCGTCGTGAAGCCGGGCGACGTGGTGCTGGTCGACGATCCGGGCTATCCCAACCTGATGTTCATGCTGCGCTTCCTCGGCGCGCGGCTCGTCGGCGTGCCGCGCACCCCGGCCGGCTACGACCTCGCTGCGCTGGAGTCGCTGATGGCCGAGCACCGCCCGCGCGCCTTCTTCACGCAGCCCCGGCTGCAGAGCCCCACCAACTCGGTCGCGCCGCTCGCGCAGCTGTTTCGCGTGCTGCAGCTCGCCGAGACGCACGACGTGGGGCTGGTCGAGAACGACATCTACGCCGACCTCGATCCGCAGTCGCGGCCTTCATTGGCCAGCCTCGACCAGCTGCGCCGCGTGGTCTACGTCGGCAGCTACTCCAAGACGGTCTCGCCGAACCTGCGCGTGGGCTATGTGGTCGCCTCGCCGCAAGTGCTGGAGGAACTGGCCCAGCTCAAGATGGTGTCGGGGCTGACGTCGTCCGACCTCACCGAGCGGATCGTGTTCGGCGCGCTGACCGAGGGGCGCTGGCGCAAGCACCTGAAGTCGCTGCGCGACCGGCTGGCGGACGCGCACGGCCGCGTCGCGCACCGTCTGGCCGACCTGGGCTTCGAGCTGTTCCACGAGCCCAAGGCCGGCATGTACCTCTGGGCGCGTCATCCGGACCTGCCCGACGGCGCCGAGCTGTCGCGTCAGGCGGTGCCGGACAACATCATGCTCGGGCCGGGGCAGCTGTTCCTGGTCGAGCCACGGCCGACGGGATGGCTGCGCTTCAACGTCGCGTTCAGCGACGACGAGCGGCTGTACGGTTTCCTGGGGCGGCAGATCTCGCAGCAGGTGCAGAGCGCCGCCGCATAG
- the gabT gene encoding 4-aminobutyrate--2-oxoglutarate transaminase: MKREPHSTNAALMARRRMAIPRGVGQAHEIFISHGRNAELWDVEGSRYIDFAGGIAVLNTGHCHPEVIAAVKAQLDRYTHTCFQVLAYEPYVELAERLNSLAPGAFAKKTLFLSTGAEAVENAVKIARAFSGRPGIVAFTGGYHGRTLMTLGLTGKVAPYKTGFGPFPGEVFHALFPNELHGVSVADALHSVETILKNDIEATRVAAFILEPVQGEGGFYIAPPAFVEGLKRIADRHGILLIADEVQTGAGRCGTWFASEQWPVAPDLIATAKSLAGGFPISGVVGRADVMDAPAPGGLGGTYAGSPIGCAAALAVLKVFEDEGLLERSKAVGERLMAGLRRIAGQQPAIGDVRGLGAMVAIELFEGGNLARPDAALTSRITAEAARRGLILLSCGTHGNVIRMLVPLTASDALLDEGLQILADSFSAVQ, from the coding sequence ATGAAACGCGAACCTCACTCCACCAATGCCGCGCTGATGGCCCGCCGCCGCATGGCGATCCCGCGCGGCGTCGGCCAGGCGCACGAGATCTTCATCTCGCACGGCCGCAATGCCGAGCTGTGGGACGTGGAGGGCAGTCGCTACATCGACTTCGCCGGCGGCATCGCCGTGCTGAACACCGGGCACTGCCACCCCGAGGTCATCGCCGCGGTGAAGGCGCAGCTCGACCGCTATACCCACACCTGCTTCCAGGTGCTCGCCTACGAGCCCTACGTCGAGCTGGCCGAGCGGCTCAACTCCCTCGCGCCGGGCGCCTTCGCGAAGAAGACGCTGTTCCTGTCGACCGGCGCCGAGGCGGTGGAGAACGCGGTGAAGATCGCCCGCGCCTTCAGCGGCCGGCCCGGCATCGTGGCGTTCACCGGCGGCTATCACGGCCGCACGCTGATGACGCTGGGCCTCACCGGCAAGGTCGCCCCGTACAAGACCGGCTTCGGTCCCTTCCCCGGCGAGGTGTTCCACGCGCTGTTCCCCAACGAGCTGCACGGCGTCAGCGTGGCGGACGCCCTGCACTCGGTGGAGACCATCCTGAAGAACGACATCGAGGCCACGCGCGTCGCGGCATTCATCCTCGAGCCGGTTCAGGGAGAAGGCGGCTTCTACATCGCGCCGCCGGCCTTCGTCGAAGGGCTCAAGCGCATTGCCGACCGCCACGGCATCCTGCTGATCGCCGACGAGGTGCAGACCGGCGCCGGCCGCTGCGGCACCTGGTTCGCCAGCGAGCAGTGGCCGGTGGCGCCCGACCTCATCGCCACCGCGAAGTCGCTCGCCGGCGGCTTCCCGATTTCCGGTGTGGTGGGCCGCGCCGACGTGATGGACGCGCCCGCGCCGGGTGGGCTGGGCGGCACCTATGCCGGCAGCCCCATCGGCTGCGCCGCCGCGCTGGCGGTGCTGAAGGTCTTCGAGGACGAAGGTCTGCTCGAACGCAGCAAGGCGGTCGGCGAGCGCCTGATGGCCGGGCTGCGACGCATCGCGGGGCAGCAGCCCGCCATCGGCGACGTGCGAGGCCTGGGCGCGATGGTCGCGATCGAGCTGTTCGAAGGCGGCAACCTGGCGCGGCCCGACGCGGCGCTCACCTCGCGCATCACCGCCGAAGCGGCGCGCCGCGGCCTCATCCTGCTGTCGTGCGGCACGCACGGCAACGTGATTCGCATGCTGGTGCCGCTGACCGCGTCGGACGCGCTGCTCGACGAGGGCCTGCAGATCCTGGCCGACAGCTTCTCGGCCGTGCAGTGA
- a CDS encoding ABC transporter ATP-binding protein — translation MPTAPQAAPHGAPAATNAEPLVRFRGVQKTYDGVQLVVRALDLDIRRGEFLTLLGPSGSGKTTTLMMLAGFESPTSGEIVLEGQPITRTPPHRRHFGMVFQNYALFPHLTVGQNVAYPLTVRKVPKDEQARRVERALAMVRLTGMAGRHPAQLSGGQQQRVALARALVFEPQLVLMDEPLGALDKQLREHMQIELKELHRQLGVTFVYVTHDQGEALTMSDRVAVFNDGAIQQIDAVDRLYETPANRFVAGFVGDSTTLKGTVRAADEERCGIVLTDGRVIAGVNVNGAAVGAVVEACIRPERIVLHTQAGSRGNMLQATVTSVIYFGDHQRLLCAVGEGQAPATVKLPLAVPVAPQSGDSVWLEFPQEHTRVYA, via the coding sequence GTGCCGACCGCCCCCCAAGCCGCGCCGCACGGCGCCCCGGCGGCCACGAACGCCGAGCCCCTGGTGCGCTTTCGTGGTGTGCAGAAGACCTACGACGGGGTGCAGCTGGTGGTTCGGGCGCTCGACCTCGACATCCGCCGCGGCGAATTCCTGACGCTGCTGGGCCCCTCGGGCTCCGGCAAGACGACCACGCTGATGATGCTGGCGGGCTTCGAATCGCCGACCTCCGGCGAGATCGTGCTGGAAGGCCAGCCGATCACGCGCACGCCGCCGCACAGGCGCCACTTCGGCATGGTGTTCCAGAACTACGCGCTGTTCCCGCACCTGACGGTCGGCCAGAACGTCGCCTATCCGCTGACGGTTCGCAAGGTGCCGAAGGACGAGCAGGCGCGCCGCGTGGAGCGCGCGCTCGCGATGGTGCGGCTGACCGGCATGGCCGGGCGGCATCCGGCGCAGCTGTCGGGCGGCCAGCAGCAGCGCGTCGCGCTCGCCCGCGCCCTGGTGTTCGAGCCGCAGCTCGTGCTGATGGACGAGCCGCTGGGCGCGCTCGACAAGCAGTTGCGCGAGCACATGCAGATCGAGCTCAAGGAGCTGCACCGCCAGCTCGGCGTCACCTTCGTCTATGTCACCCACGACCAGGGGGAGGCGCTGACGATGAGCGACCGCGTCGCGGTGTTCAACGACGGCGCGATCCAGCAGATCGACGCCGTCGACCGGCTGTACGAAACGCCGGCCAACCGCTTCGTGGCCGGCTTCGTCGGCGACAGCACGACGCTGAAGGGCACGGTGCGCGCAGCCGACGAGGAACGCTGCGGCATCGTGCTGACCGACGGGCGCGTGATCGCCGGCGTCAACGTCAATGGCGCTGCGGTCGGCGCGGTCGTGGAGGCATGCATCCGGCCCGAGCGCATCGTGCTGCACACGCAGGCAGGCAGCCGAGGCAACATGCTGCAGGCCACCGTCACCAGCGTCATCTACTTCGGCGATCACCAGCGCCTGCTCTGCGCGGTGGGCGAAGGGCAGGCGCCGGCGACCGTCAAGCTGCCGCTGGCCGTGCCGGTCGCGCCGCAGTCCGGCGACAGCGTGTGGCTGGAGTTTCCGCAAGAGCACACCAGGGTGTACGCATGA